Part of the Cyanobacteria bacterium GSL.Bin1 genome, AAATTTTCCTACCTTACTGATTAGGTGAGAGCAAGACTAGGTTTCGTTAAAGCGGGAACAATCAAATCACTTGCCATCCTTGCCCCTGCTATATTTCTGGCAACGGGTCCTACTTGTAACCCAGCCCATGCGCCCATCATAAACAATTCACAGCCTTGCCAACGCAAATGGGAATCGAGAACAGGTAAACCATTAATGACTTTGATGGGATATCTTTCCCGAATCAGTGAGAGTAAGGGGTGTTCCTCCACATTCGTTTCATGACCGGTTCCTAACCAAATGCGATCCACATTCAGACACTGACCATTATTGCAATCAACGTGCCAATAATCCCCTTCCCAAACCGCTTGTTTCACTTCACAGTGCGGAGATAGTATCACCTTTCCTTGATGCTGTTGTTGCCGTAACTGGGTCATCACACTGGGAGTCATCGATCCGCCATTCCGCGCTGTTTGTAATAACTGAAAGCGTTGATACCAGTCAGTTTCCGCCCAAAATCCCTTGAGATATTTTGGACCCAGCCAACCCGGATCAGCATCAAATAGTTTTTCTTGAAAATTGTGCCTTGCCATTAAAATCACCGTTGCCCCTAACTGCGAGGCACCCAAGGCTAAATGCCCACTGGTTAAACCACCGCCGACAATCAAAATTCTTTCACCGTGCAGATTTAAATTCCGTAAATCAATTTGGCTACTGTGGCACAACTGATGACGCAAGTGTAAAGATGACACCTCTTTTGCCCAGTCGGGAATAATCGGTTTTCCCGCCCCCACTGCTAAAACCACTCGTCGCGCTGTCAGGGTTTCTCCTGTGGATAAGTGCAGTTGAAATTTGTGCTGAAGAGGAGCAAGACTCAGTACCCTTGCGGGATATACTGTATTTTGCAACTGCCATTTTTGAATTAAATCTTCGCAAAAGTCTTGAAACAACTGAGTTCCAGGTAAATCATACGGCGGAAAAAATTCATTGCGACGATGTTCGCCAAAGTTGCGGAGGGCTTGCGGGTTGGGATGAGGATGATGGGGAGAGGGCGATCGCAGATGGGGAATCTGAAACGCACCAAATTGATGATACCATTGCTGCATCCACCTCCCAGAGGGATCGAAAACCATCAAACGATTCCGCATCAACTTTTTCTTTTGTAACAGATGTGTGACAAGGGTTAAGGCTTGGGGTCCCGCGCCAATAATGGCGATGTCGATTGAAGTCTTCATGATGACAAAATAGAGCTTTTATAATAAGATGATAATCATTCTCATATAAAAAACAACATCAGCTATGTTTTTCCAGCATCGATCGTCATTCCTTCTCGCCAGTCTCCTCGCGTTGGGCTTAGGAAGCTGTGGTCCCACTGCTACTCC contains:
- a CDS encoding SidA/IucD/PvdA family monooxygenase — translated: MKTSIDIAIIGAGPQALTLVTHLLQKKKLMRNRLMVFDPSGRWMQQWYHQFGAFQIPHLRSPSPHHPHPNPQALRNFGEHRRNEFFPPYDLPGTQLFQDFCEDLIQKWQLQNTVYPARVLSLAPLQHKFQLHLSTGETLTARRVVLAVGAGKPIIPDWAKEVSSLHLRHQLCHSSQIDLRNLNLHGERILIVGGGLTSGHLALGASQLGATVILMARHNFQEKLFDADPGWLGPKYLKGFWAETDWYQRFQLLQTARNGGSMTPSVMTQLRQQQHQGKVILSPHCEVKQAVWEGDYWHVDCNNGQCLNVDRIWLGTGHETNVEEHPLLSLIRERYPIKVINGLPVLDSHLRWQGCELFMMGAWAGLQVGPVARNIAGARMASDLIVPALTKPSLALT